A genomic stretch from Synechococcus sp. MU1643 includes:
- a CDS encoding isoprenylcysteine carboxylmethyltransferase family protein: MFSDWGFSWGGWLDNRRGEWWLLAQLLLIAAHLLPVWPAPASFGVTIWPKPLFGLGLLLLAFGLFRSIEAFRCLGASLSPLPAPKPSNQLIATGTYAICRHPLYRAVLLCSAGVVLATGSLLHLLLLVSLAVVLRGKARFEEQGLRALHPNYSQYAAVTPAILGWTPGLDWR; encoded by the coding sequence ATGTTCTCCGATTGGGGCTTCAGTTGGGGCGGCTGGTTGGACAACCGCCGGGGTGAGTGGTGGCTGCTGGCCCAACTCCTGCTGATCGCGGCCCATCTGCTGCCGGTCTGGCCTGCTCCGGCCAGCTTCGGTGTGACGATCTGGCCCAAGCCCTTGTTTGGGCTGGGCTTGCTGCTGTTGGCTTTTGGCCTGTTTCGGTCCATTGAGGCGTTTCGCTGCCTTGGGGCCAGCCTTTCTCCGCTGCCGGCGCCCAAGCCGTCGAACCAGTTGATCGCCACAGGCACATATGCCATCTGCCGGCATCCGTTGTATCGGGCTGTGTTGCTGTGTTCCGCAGGAGTGGTGCTGGCCACAGGCAGCCTGCTTCATCTGTTGCTGTTGGTCAGCCTCGCGGTTGTGCTGCGGGGCAAAGCCCGCTTTGAGGAGCAGGGGTTACGGGCGCTGCATCCTAATTACAGCCAATATGCTGCGGTCACTCCGGCAATTTTGGGCTGGACTCCTGGATTGGACTGGCGCTGA
- a CDS encoding MFS transporter: MSGPSLTTPEPALPTGSNPEGKRGLEAVLRLNDFRKLWLGQIFSQLADKFYIVLMVFLIDQHLLLKGQGSGVLAEMASGYGLDISTRTQVITLLATGIFVANTIPAMLLGTVAGVWADRWPKRRVMVASNAVRALLVVFAPLCLLPGPVWLGLPWGYWGLVGMTFLESILTQFFAPSEQATIPVVVPGEHLLAANSLYQATSMGATILGFALGEPILRALHSSLEILGIDGGEFLLLPLCYGLAALSLSRLKLQEAPKPASNTSVWAEIGEGLQVLRRVPSVRGAMIHLVLLYSLLAALYVLALQLAALIDNLGASGFGALLAMSGLGMAIGAVVIAQLGHRFSRRRLTAAGLGTITWTLVLLSQLRGSLPFTLSLCGILGIGAALVAIPAQTTIQEETPETERGRVFGLQNNLINIALSLPLVLAGTLVSSIGLQPVLWLLAGLALVAALIERPWQRC; encoded by the coding sequence TTGAGCGGACCCAGCCTCACCACCCCTGAACCCGCTCTGCCCACCGGCAGCAATCCGGAGGGGAAGCGCGGCTTGGAAGCCGTGCTTCGCCTCAACGACTTCCGAAAACTCTGGCTCGGCCAGATTTTTTCCCAACTAGCAGACAAGTTTTACATCGTGCTGATGGTCTTCCTGATCGATCAGCACCTGCTGCTGAAGGGGCAGGGAAGTGGCGTGCTGGCGGAAATGGCGTCCGGTTACGGCCTTGACATCAGCACACGCACCCAGGTGATCACCCTGCTGGCCACAGGCATCTTTGTGGCGAACACTATCCCGGCCATGCTGCTGGGGACGGTGGCTGGGGTCTGGGCTGACCGCTGGCCCAAGCGTCGGGTGATGGTGGCCAGCAATGCCGTACGAGCCCTGCTGGTGGTGTTCGCACCGCTCTGTCTTCTGCCAGGGCCCGTCTGGCTTGGTCTCCCCTGGGGCTACTGGGGGCTCGTGGGCATGACCTTCCTGGAGTCGATCCTGACGCAGTTTTTTGCCCCCTCGGAACAGGCCACAATTCCTGTGGTGGTGCCGGGAGAACACCTGTTGGCAGCCAACTCCCTCTACCAAGCCACCAGCATGGGGGCCACGATCCTGGGCTTCGCCCTGGGGGAACCGATTCTTCGCGCCCTGCACAGCAGCCTGGAGATCCTCGGCATCGATGGCGGCGAGTTTCTGCTGCTACCGCTCTGCTACGGCCTCGCGGCCCTCAGCCTGTCGCGCCTGAAGCTGCAGGAAGCCCCAAAGCCCGCCTCCAACACATCGGTGTGGGCGGAGATCGGCGAAGGGTTGCAGGTTCTGCGCCGGGTGCCGTCGGTGCGCGGCGCCATGATTCACCTGGTGCTGCTCTACAGCCTGTTGGCGGCGCTCTACGTGTTGGCGCTCCAGCTGGCGGCCCTGATCGACAACCTGGGGGCATCAGGCTTTGGTGCCCTGCTCGCGATGAGTGGTCTGGGCATGGCGATCGGAGCCGTGGTGATCGCTCAGCTGGGCCATCGGTTCAGCCGCCGCCGACTAACTGCAGCAGGCCTTGGAACCATCACCTGGACCTTGGTGCTGCTCAGCCAACTGCGGGGATCTCTGCCCTTCACCCTGAGCCTCTGCGGCATCCTCGGCATTGGAGCAGCTCTGGTAGCGATACCAGCGCAGACCACGATTCAAGAAGAAACCCCCGAAACCGAGCGCGGCAGGGTGTTCGGGCTTCAGAACAACTTGATCAACATCGCCTTGAGTCTGCCGCTGGTGCTGGCGGGCACCTTGGTGAGCAGCATTGGTCTTCAACCAGTGCTGTGGCTGCTGGCGGGGTTGGCACTGGTGGCGGCCCTGATCGAGCGACCGTGGCAACGCTGCTAA
- a CDS encoding PipX family protein encodes MASERYLNHPTFGMLYRVAPAGEGRDVYATLYAQRMFFLVTLQPRGAQFEVIPYGDARHHAEVHLGRCRRNGLEDLDSWTQLFDQTFI; translated from the coding sequence ATGGCGTCCGAGCGATATCTGAATCACCCCACCTTCGGGATGCTCTACAGGGTGGCTCCGGCTGGAGAAGGCCGTGACGTGTACGCCACGCTGTATGCCCAGCGCATGTTCTTCCTGGTGACGCTCCAGCCCCGTGGCGCCCAATTCGAGGTGATTCCCTACGGAGACGCGCGTCACCACGCTGAGGTGCACCTGGGCCGCTGCCGGCGGAATGGGTTAGAGGATCTGGACTCCTGGACTCAGCTGTTCGATCAGACGTTCATCTGA
- the dusB gene encoding tRNA dihydrouridine synthase DusB, with amino-acid sequence MIALSPLQLPGNGTARELRCRVLQSPLAGVSDRVFRGLVRRWAPDALLFTEMVNATSLGMGHGLCKVESLAEESGPIGVQLFDHRPQAMADAARRAEASGAFLIDINMGCPVRKIARKGGGSGLIRDPELAIQIVEAVAGAVAVPVTVKTRLGWCGTDTDPVHWCQQLEQAGAQLLTLHGRTREQGFKGAADWTAITKVREALTIPLIANGDIHNPDEALRCLNQTGAAGVMVGRGTMGAPWLVGQIDAALAGRAIPATPNPSARLALARDQLDGLVEDRGDHGLLIARKHMGWTCTGFPGASRLRSDLMRAPTPAQARELLTQQIDALAASAE; translated from the coding sequence ATGATTGCTTTATCGCCCCTGCAGCTTCCCGGCAACGGAACCGCGCGTGAGCTGCGCTGCCGCGTTCTGCAATCACCGCTGGCAGGGGTGAGCGATCGGGTGTTTCGCGGCCTGGTTCGACGTTGGGCGCCTGATGCCCTGCTGTTCACCGAAATGGTGAATGCCACCAGCCTTGGAATGGGGCATGGGCTCTGCAAGGTGGAGTCGCTCGCCGAAGAATCCGGCCCAATCGGCGTGCAGTTGTTCGACCATCGCCCCCAGGCCATGGCCGATGCAGCACGACGGGCTGAAGCCAGTGGTGCCTTTCTGATCGACATCAACATGGGCTGCCCTGTGCGGAAGATTGCCCGCAAAGGGGGCGGTTCCGGGTTGATCCGTGATCCCGAACTGGCCATTCAGATCGTGGAAGCGGTGGCGGGTGCCGTGGCAGTGCCCGTCACGGTGAAAACACGCCTGGGTTGGTGTGGCACTGATACCGATCCCGTGCACTGGTGCCAACAGCTGGAACAAGCAGGAGCACAACTGCTCACGCTGCATGGACGAACCCGCGAGCAGGGTTTCAAGGGCGCTGCGGACTGGACCGCAATTACCAAAGTCCGAGAAGCCCTCACGATCCCCCTGATCGCGAACGGCGACATCCACAACCCCGACGAGGCCCTGCGCTGCCTGAATCAGACTGGCGCAGCAGGGGTGATGGTGGGTCGAGGCACCATGGGAGCCCCATGGCTGGTGGGACAGATCGACGCCGCCCTGGCCGGTCGTGCGATCCCTGCCACACCCAACCCATCAGCACGGCTTGCACTGGCCCGGGATCAACTGGACGGTCTGGTGGAGGATCGCGGAGACCATGGGCTGCTGATCGCCCGCAAACACATGGGCTGGACATGCACGGGCTTCCCCGGCGCCTCGCGACTGCGTAGTGACCTCATGCGAGCCCCCACGCCCGCCCAGGCCAGGGAGCTGCTGACGCAGCAGATCGACGCCCTTGCCGCCTCCGCGGAATAA
- a CDS encoding energy-coupling factor transporter transmembrane protein EcfT, with product MDWLRQVPIGQYVDGSTGWLRRLDPRLKLAWSLVFLLTPVLAGPFWRVGLVVALVLITLGSGLARSLWWRSVLLLTALALVVGLLSMLLPAVDPPAAFPLRNPAELPGLETEGPAWDLLRLGPLQLGGLQLGPLVVDRASAVLGLRTSTLIFTVIHSVNLMLITTPPEDLVWALSWYLAPLKWLGCPVERLGFQLLLALRFLPLVQEELQNLLRSLASRAVNLRQLGFKAGFGLVLAVGERLLANILLRAEQGADALVARGGRILGPSYFRMPPDRPAPLLNGLAIIALVLVIGLRGQYGAL from the coding sequence ATGGACTGGTTGCGCCAGGTCCCCATAGGCCAATACGTCGATGGCTCCACCGGTTGGCTTCGGCGCTTGGACCCTCGGCTGAAGCTGGCCTGGTCCCTTGTGTTTCTACTCACGCCTGTACTGGCAGGACCTTTTTGGCGCGTTGGTCTGGTGGTGGCTCTGGTGCTGATCACCCTCGGCAGTGGTCTGGCCCGCTCGCTGTGGTGGCGGTCTGTTCTGTTGTTGACGGCCTTGGCACTTGTGGTGGGCCTGTTGTCGATGTTGTTGCCTGCTGTGGATCCCCCTGCGGCCTTCCCTCTGCGCAATCCGGCCGAGCTTCCGGGGCTCGAGACGGAAGGTCCCGCCTGGGACCTTCTGCGTCTCGGCCCCCTGCAGTTGGGTGGTCTCCAGCTGGGCCCTCTGGTGGTGGATCGAGCCTCGGCGGTGCTGGGGCTGCGAACGTCGACCTTGATCTTCACCGTGATTCACAGCGTCAATTTGATGCTGATCACGACCCCTCCAGAGGATCTGGTCTGGGCCCTCAGTTGGTACCTGGCTCCGTTGAAGTGGTTGGGGTGTCCGGTGGAACGGCTGGGGTTTCAACTGCTGCTGGCGCTTCGTTTCCTGCCTCTGGTTCAGGAGGAGCTCCAGAATCTGCTCCGTTCCCTCGCCAGCCGTGCCGTCAACCTGCGCCAGTTGGGGTTCAAGGCCGGTTTCGGTTTGGTGCTGGCCGTCGGAGAGCGGCTGCTCGCCAACATCCTTCTCAGAGCTGAGCAGGGAGCCGATGCTCTAGTCGCCCGTGGTGGTCGAATTCTTGGTCCTTCGTACTTCCGTATGCCTCCCGATCGTCCTGCTCCCCTGCTGAATGGCCTGGCGATAATCGCTCTGGTGTTGGTGATCGGGCTTCGGGGTCAGTACGGTGCTCTGTGA
- the proC gene encoding pyrroline-5-carboxylate reductase — translation MAQALVVPLLERGRIPADRLLAVVGGSGSLEQRSRALPAGIGLVAADDPFAQQVWTAPVQLLAVKPQQLDAVAAAAAHVVGQPLLISVLAGVSLARLQHLFPGHRCVRAVPNTPALVGAGLTALAWGEGIDEGQRDQVRQLFADVGEVLELAEVKLDAFLALTSSGPAFVALVAEAMADGAVAAGLPRDLALRLSHRTLAGTAELLDRRDLHPAQLKDMVTSPGGTTIAGVRALERIGLRSALIEAVVAAAERSRELA, via the coding sequence ATGGCTCAGGCTCTTGTGGTGCCTCTTTTGGAGCGTGGACGCATTCCTGCCGATCGGCTGTTGGCAGTCGTTGGAGGATCTGGCTCGCTCGAGCAACGGAGTAGGGCCTTGCCGGCGGGCATCGGTTTGGTTGCCGCTGATGATCCTTTCGCTCAGCAGGTCTGGACGGCCCCGGTTCAGCTGCTTGCGGTGAAGCCGCAGCAACTGGATGCTGTTGCAGCAGCTGCGGCACATGTTGTGGGTCAACCGCTGCTGATCTCCGTGTTGGCGGGGGTGTCTCTGGCGCGTTTGCAGCATTTGTTTCCCGGTCATCGCTGTGTGCGGGCGGTGCCCAACACCCCTGCGCTGGTGGGAGCAGGTTTGACAGCTCTGGCCTGGGGGGAAGGGATCGACGAAGGGCAACGTGACCAGGTGCGGCAGCTGTTCGCCGATGTGGGCGAGGTGCTGGAGCTGGCGGAAGTCAAGCTCGATGCCTTCCTGGCCCTCACCTCATCGGGCCCTGCCTTTGTGGCCCTGGTGGCGGAAGCCATGGCTGATGGTGCTGTTGCAGCCGGTCTTCCCAGAGACCTGGCCTTGCGGCTGAGCCATCGCACCCTGGCTGGAACGGCTGAGCTGCTGGACCGTCGCGATTTGCACCCTGCCCAGCTCAAGGACATGGTCACCTCGCCAGGGGGCACCACGATTGCCGGCGTCCGCGCGCTGGAACGCATTGGTCTGCGCTCCGCCTTGATCGAAGCGGTTGTCGCTGCTGCAGAACGCAGCCGAGAGCTGGCCTAG
- the der gene encoding ribosome biogenesis GTPase Der — MARPVVAIIGRPNVGKSTLVNRLCRSREAIVHDQPGVTRDRTYQDGYWGDREFKVVDTGGLVFDDDSEFLPEIREQAALALEEASVALVIVDGQQGLTAADESIAEFLRSHRCPKLLAVNKCESPEQGLAMAGEFWGLGLGEPHPISAIHGAGTGELLDQVLTFLPPKDQEGDEEEPIQMSIIGRPNVGKSSLLNAICGEQRAIVSPIRGTTRDTIDTSIIRENRPWRLVDTAGIRRRRSVNYGPEFFGINRSFKAIERSDVCVLVIDALDGVTEQDQRLAGRIEEDGRACVVVVNKWDAVEKDSHTMTAMEKELRSKLYFLDWAPMLFTSALTGQRVESIFALAALAVEQHRRRVTTSVVNEVLKEALSWRSPPTTRGGRQGKLYYGTQVASRPPSFTLFVNDPKLFGETYRRYVERQIREGLGFDGSPLRLFWRGKQQRDAERDLARQQSRKS, encoded by the coding sequence TTGGCGCGTCCCGTCGTCGCAATCATCGGACGCCCCAATGTCGGTAAGTCGACCTTGGTGAACCGGTTGTGCCGCAGCCGCGAAGCCATCGTTCACGATCAGCCTGGTGTGACGCGTGATCGCACTTACCAGGATGGTTATTGGGGCGATCGCGAATTCAAGGTCGTTGACACCGGTGGGCTGGTGTTCGACGACGACAGTGAGTTTCTGCCGGAGATCCGGGAGCAGGCGGCTCTTGCGCTCGAGGAAGCCAGTGTGGCTCTGGTGATCGTGGATGGTCAGCAGGGGCTCACGGCCGCTGACGAATCCATCGCTGAATTTCTGCGCAGTCACCGCTGTCCCAAGCTTCTGGCGGTGAACAAGTGTGAGTCGCCGGAACAGGGCCTGGCGATGGCTGGTGAATTCTGGGGTCTTGGCCTGGGTGAACCCCATCCGATCTCGGCCATCCACGGAGCCGGCACCGGAGAATTGCTAGATCAGGTGCTTACCTTTTTGCCTCCGAAGGATCAGGAAGGTGACGAGGAGGAGCCGATTCAGATGTCCATCATCGGACGGCCGAATGTCGGGAAATCCAGTCTTCTGAATGCCATCTGCGGTGAGCAGCGGGCAATTGTCAGCCCGATCCGAGGCACCACTCGCGACACGATTGACACCAGCATTATTCGTGAGAATCGTCCTTGGCGCCTGGTGGACACGGCGGGTATCCGCAGGCGTCGCAGCGTCAACTATGGCCCGGAATTCTTCGGCATCAACCGCAGTTTCAAGGCCATTGAACGCAGTGATGTCTGTGTCCTAGTAATCGATGCCCTCGATGGGGTGACCGAGCAGGATCAGCGCCTGGCGGGCCGCATTGAAGAGGACGGCCGTGCCTGCGTGGTGGTCGTCAACAAATGGGACGCGGTGGAAAAAGACAGCCACACCATGACGGCGATGGAAAAGGAGCTGCGCTCCAAGCTCTATTTCCTTGATTGGGCCCCGATGCTGTTCACCTCGGCGCTCACGGGCCAGCGTGTGGAGAGCATCTTTGCTTTGGCCGCCTTGGCCGTTGAGCAGCACCGCCGCCGCGTTACGACATCTGTCGTGAATGAGGTGCTGAAGGAAGCGCTGAGTTGGCGCAGTCCCCCCACCACCCGTGGTGGCCGCCAGGGAAAGCTGTACTACGGCACCCAGGTGGCCAGCCGGCCCCCCAGCTTCACTCTGTTTGTCAACGATCCCAAATTGTTCGGAGAGACCTATCGGCGCTATGTCGAGCGCCAGATCCGCGAGGGTCTCGGCTTCGATGGCAGCCCGCTGCGCCTGTTCTGGCGGGGCAAGCAGCAGCGTGATGCCGAGCGCGACCTGGCCCGTCAGCAGAGTCGCAAAAGCTGA
- the cobI gene encoding precorrin-2 C(20)-methyltransferase yields the protein MGVGPGDPSLLTLAAVEAIRKAEVVAYPVVRPGSDSMAAKIAAAWIRSDHHRLPLLFPMVEAAEPRRSAWGAAAQELQQAVRSGQQVALLCEGDASLFASCSYALLALRRAWPNCPISVIPGITSCSAAAAAGLWPLALQQDQLLLRPCPDTPEELEQVLDTAAATGQVLALLKLGRRWSWVQPLLKQRGLLQQALFAERVGWPNQQICCADALAAEPRPYFSLLLIRQGWPEVLP from the coding sequence GTGGGAGTCGGCCCCGGTGATCCTTCTCTGCTTACCCTGGCCGCCGTTGAAGCCATCCGCAAAGCGGAGGTGGTCGCTTACCCGGTGGTCCGTCCGGGGAGCGACAGCATGGCCGCCAAAATCGCCGCCGCCTGGATCCGCAGCGACCATCATCGCCTGCCGTTGTTGTTCCCGATGGTGGAAGCCGCCGAACCGCGTCGCTCCGCCTGGGGGGCAGCAGCACAGGAGCTGCAGCAGGCTGTCCGTTCCGGCCAACAGGTGGCGCTGCTCTGCGAAGGAGATGCGTCTCTGTTTGCGAGCTGCAGCTATGCGCTGCTGGCCCTTCGTCGGGCATGGCCCAACTGTCCCATCAGCGTGATTCCTGGCATCACCTCCTGCTCGGCAGCCGCGGCTGCCGGCCTCTGGCCCCTCGCTCTTCAGCAGGACCAACTGCTGCTGCGCCCCTGCCCCGACACCCCCGAGGAGCTGGAGCAGGTGCTGGACACCGCCGCGGCGACGGGGCAAGTTCTTGCCCTGCTGAAGCTGGGCCGGCGCTGGAGTTGGGTGCAACCCCTGCTGAAGCAGCGTGGTCTGCTGCAGCAAGCGCTGTTTGCCGAACGGGTCGGCTGGCCAAACCAGCAGATCTGCTGCGCGGATGCCCTCGCGGCCGAACCCCGCCCCTACTTCTCGCTGCTGCTGATCCGTCAGGGATGGCCGGAGGTGTTGCCCTAG
- a CDS encoding acireductone dioxygenase: protein MSCLSIFPDETAAHAPDEQVPELESHDPAEIQAELSRRGIGFEQWPAEQGLPEGADQSAILQAYADAIALVQGDGGYATVDAIRMTPEHPDRELLRRKFLEEHTHAEDEVRFFVEGYGLFVLHIGAEVLSVLCERGDLMRVPAGTRHWFDMGSHPRFCAVRWFNNPEGWVAQYTGSSIAQRFPRLD, encoded by the coding sequence ATGAGTTGTCTCAGCATCTTTCCAGACGAAACCGCAGCCCATGCTCCGGATGAGCAAGTGCCCGAGCTGGAGAGCCATGATCCAGCGGAGATTCAGGCGGAGCTCAGCCGCCGAGGCATCGGCTTTGAGCAATGGCCAGCTGAGCAGGGCCTGCCAGAGGGGGCCGATCAGTCCGCCATCCTTCAGGCCTATGCCGATGCTATTGCCCTGGTTCAAGGCGATGGCGGTTACGCAACGGTCGATGCGATTCGGATGACGCCAGAGCATCCTGATCGTGAGCTCCTGCGCCGCAAGTTCCTTGAGGAGCACACCCACGCCGAAGACGAAGTGCGCTTTTTTGTGGAAGGGTACGGTTTGTTTGTGCTGCACATCGGTGCCGAGGTGCTCAGCGTGCTGTGCGAACGGGGCGACCTGATGCGGGTCCCTGCCGGGACCCGTCATTGGTTTGACATGGGCTCTCATCCCCGGTTTTGTGCCGTGCGTTGGTTCAACAACCCCGAGGGATGGGTGGCGCAGTACACCGGCAGCAGCATCGCCCAGCGTTTTCCCAGGCTTGACTAA
- a CDS encoding glycosyltransferase family 4 protein, translating to MAQIAWLGKKSPFCGNVSYGISTTEALRKRGHQVHFIHFDNPRSPERDNTSLLANDPDVSLPYLVKSQVYTIPSPGAQRELRESLERLQPDLVHASLTLSPLDFRLPELCQQLGVPLVATFHPPFDAGLRNLTAGTQQLTYQLYAPALARYERVIVFSQLQADFLERLGVPPDRLTVIPNGVDTDRWCPTSPGTLSLMHQQVRQRLGRERIVLYMGRLATEKNVEALLRAWRLVSPDGCRLVIVGDGPLRNSLMNQFNDDRILWWGHEPDLDTRVALLQCAEVFILPSLVEGLSLALLEAMATGTACVATDAGADGEVLEQGAGIVLSTQGVTTQLRTLLPVLRDQPVLTAELGRKARLRALERYTISSNIDALEQLYADLVQASTVAA from the coding sequence TTGGCGCAGATTGCGTGGCTCGGCAAGAAGTCTCCCTTCTGCGGGAATGTGTCCTACGGGATCAGCACCACGGAAGCCCTGCGAAAGCGCGGGCATCAGGTGCACTTCATCCATTTCGATAATCCGCGCAGCCCAGAGCGCGACAACACATCTCTGCTGGCTAACGACCCGGACGTCAGCCTGCCTTATCTGGTCAAATCGCAGGTTTATACGATCCCTTCCCCAGGGGCGCAGCGGGAGCTGAGGGAATCCCTGGAGCGGCTGCAGCCCGACTTGGTGCACGCCAGCCTCACCCTTTCGCCCCTAGATTTCCGCCTGCCGGAGCTCTGCCAGCAATTGGGCGTGCCCCTGGTCGCCACCTTTCATCCTCCCTTCGATGCAGGCCTGCGCAACCTGACGGCGGGCACCCAACAGCTCACCTACCAGCTGTACGCACCGGCCCTGGCTCGTTATGAGCGGGTGATCGTTTTTTCACAGCTTCAAGCGGATTTTCTCGAGCGCCTCGGCGTTCCACCCGATCGTCTGACGGTGATTCCCAATGGTGTGGACACCGACCGCTGGTGCCCCACTAGCCCCGGCACCCTTTCGCTAATGCATCAACAGGTTCGGCAGCGGCTGGGCCGAGAACGGATCGTGCTTTACATGGGGCGCCTGGCAACGGAGAAGAACGTTGAAGCTCTGCTGCGGGCCTGGCGTCTGGTCTCACCGGATGGCTGTCGGCTGGTGATCGTCGGCGACGGCCCGCTGCGCAACAGCCTGATGAACCAGTTCAACGACGATCGAATCCTCTGGTGGGGCCACGAGCCAGACTTGGACACCCGGGTTGCCCTGCTCCAGTGCGCTGAGGTCTTCATCTTGCCAAGCCTTGTAGAGGGCCTGTCACTGGCCTTACTGGAGGCGATGGCCACCGGAACAGCATGCGTGGCCACCGATGCCGGTGCCGATGGCGAGGTGCTGGAGCAAGGGGCGGGAATCGTTCTGAGCACCCAGGGCGTCACCACCCAGTTGCGCACCCTGCTACCGGTGCTCAGGGACCAGCCGGTGCTAACGGCTGAACTGGGCCGCAAAGCCCGACTCCGCGCCTTAGAGCGCTACACGATTTCAAGCAACATCGACGCCCTCGAACAGCTCTATGCCGACCTGGTGCAAGCCAGCACGGTCGCCGCCTGA
- a CDS encoding YggS family pyridoxal phosphate-dependent enzyme: MTDSLAARWQALNLDRPSSARLLAVSKGHPAAAVRCVAELGQFDFGESRVQEALPKQEELIDLNLRWHFIGRLQSNKVRPVVKAFDVIHSVDSLSLAERVSRIAVEEARQPDVLLQVKLRPDPSKGGLSADELSTIWSDLQALPGLRVSGLMTMAPLDMAVEQRKHLFSDCRALADQLALAECSMGMSTDWKEAAAAGSTWLRIGSALFGPRLVSSDAAN, from the coding sequence TTGACCGATTCACTCGCTGCGCGGTGGCAGGCGCTCAATCTCGACCGTCCTTCCTCCGCCAGGCTCCTGGCTGTCAGCAAAGGGCACCCAGCAGCCGCTGTGCGATGCGTGGCTGAACTTGGGCAGTTTGATTTCGGGGAAAGCCGCGTTCAGGAGGCTCTGCCGAAGCAAGAGGAGCTGATCGATCTGAACTTGCGCTGGCATTTCATCGGTCGCTTGCAGAGCAACAAAGTGCGGCCGGTAGTGAAGGCTTTTGATGTCATTCACTCGGTGGATTCCCTGTCGCTGGCTGAACGGGTGTCGCGCATCGCTGTGGAGGAGGCCCGTCAGCCTGACGTTCTGCTGCAGGTGAAACTGCGCCCCGATCCCAGCAAGGGGGGGCTGTCGGCCGATGAACTAAGCACCATTTGGTCAGACCTTCAGGCTCTGCCGGGTTTACGGGTCTCGGGTCTGATGACCATGGCGCCGCTCGACATGGCCGTGGAGCAGCGCAAGCACTTGTTTTCCGACTGCCGTGCCTTGGCCGATCAGCTTGCTTTGGCGGAGTGCTCGATGGGGATGAGCACGGATTGGAAAGAGGCGGCTGCAGCGGGCAGTACCTGGCTCAGGATCGGTTCGGCACTGTTCGGCCCGAGATTGGTGTCATCAGACGCTGCGAATTGA
- a CDS encoding cell division protein SepF, whose product MSLISRLRAVVAGDDYLDGELDDFAYDDEQDDQDQRALQADGGALATIGDSNPFDLGGDLPGSNVIGMPGISNAASEVNVMEPRSFDEMPRAIQALRERKTVILNLTMMEPDQAQRAVDFVAGGTFAIDGHQERVGESIFLFAPSCVTVTNTGQDEASAPTVVSREADVADIDESASAPSPAWGAAAL is encoded by the coding sequence GTGTCGCTGATCTCCCGTCTCCGTGCCGTCGTCGCTGGCGATGACTATCTCGATGGCGAATTGGATGATTTCGCTTACGACGACGAGCAAGACGACCAGGATCAGCGCGCCCTGCAGGCTGATGGTGGTGCGTTAGCAACCATTGGTGACTCCAACCCGTTTGATCTCGGTGGTGATCTGCCTGGATCCAACGTGATCGGCATGCCCGGCATCAGCAATGCTGCGTCCGAGGTGAATGTGATGGAGCCCCGCAGCTTTGATGAAATGCCTAGGGCCATTCAGGCTCTGCGGGAACGCAAGACCGTCATCCTCAACCTCACGATGATGGAGCCCGATCAGGCGCAGCGTGCTGTTGATTTCGTTGCTGGTGGCACCTTCGCGATCGATGGACACCAGGAGCGCGTCGGCGAAAGCATCTTCCTGTTCGCCCCCAGCTGCGTCACAGTAACCAACACCGGTCAAGACGAAGCCTCAGCTCCAACGGTCGTGAGCCGTGAGGCCGATGTGGCGGATATTGACGAATCCGCCAGCGCCCCCTCGCCTGCCTGGGGGGCAGCTGCACTCTGA
- a CDS encoding DUF1823 family protein: MLHNAIDMPWPLSRSLLIQILEDRCSDRFVCERVWERLGYRPAEPQWCSGPDTPPDWAEAFPQAPELIAERPASVRLTRSVPKEHKQLLKQQLNFAGYRIGELYPRRTRRATAVNWLLAWLAQLGEPLPEQGPLGPELPPPADPVQGHPGDLPVG, encoded by the coding sequence ATGCTGCACAACGCAATCGACATGCCCTGGCCGCTGAGTCGTTCGTTGCTGATTCAGATCCTCGAAGACCGCTGCAGCGATCGCTTTGTCTGCGAAAGGGTTTGGGAACGTTTGGGCTATAGGCCTGCCGAACCGCAGTGGTGCAGCGGCCCCGACACACCACCGGATTGGGCGGAGGCCTTCCCCCAGGCTCCCGAGTTGATCGCCGAGCGTCCGGCGTCGGTTCGTCTGACCCGCTCGGTTCCCAAAGAACACAAGCAGCTGCTCAAGCAACAGCTCAACTTCGCGGGGTACCGGATCGGTGAGTTGTATCCCCGCCGCACCCGGCGAGCCACGGCGGTGAACTGGTTGCTGGCCTGGCTGGCACAACTAGGAGAACCCCTGCCGGAGCAGGGGCCCTTGGGCCCGGAGCTTCCGCCTCCTGCCGATCCGGTGCAGGGGCACCCCGGTGATCTGCCGGTGGGCTGA